From Bos taurus isolate L1 Dominette 01449 registration number 42190680 breed Hereford chromosome 29, ARS-UCD2.0, whole genome shotgun sequence, a single genomic window includes:
- the TMEM109 gene encoding voltage-gated monoatomic cation channel TMEM109 precursor encodes MAGLGSGSPWGKYLFKVVLMVLMALLLLHSASSQSHRDFVTPGQQKREAPVDLLSQIGSSVRGTLDTWIGAETMHLVSETLAQIMWAISSAISVAFFALSGIAAQLLNALGLEGDHLTQGLKLSPGQVQTFLLWGAGALVAYWLLSVLLGLVLALLGRILWGLKLALVLAAFVALVRSVPDPSTRALLLLALLTLYALLSRLTGTRASGAQLEAKVRGLERQVEELRWRQRRAVKGPRNVEEE; translated from the exons ATGGCAGGCTTAGGCAGCGGTTCGCCATGGGGCAAGTATCTGTTCAAAGTTGTCCTGATGGTGCTCATGGCCCTCCTGCTCCTGCACTCAGCGTCTTCCCAGTCACATCGAGACTTTGTGACGCCGGGCCAGCAGAAGAGGGAGGCCCCAGTTGATCTCTTGAGCCAGATCGGTAGCTCTGTGCGGGGAACCTTGGATACCTGGATTGGGGCAGAAACCATGCACCTGGTTTCCGAG ACCTTGGCGCAGATAATGTGGGCCATCTCGTCAGCCATTTCTGTGGCCTTCTTCGCACTGTCTGGGATCGCTGCTCAGTTGCTGAACGCCTTGGGGCTAGAAG GAGATCACCTCACCCAGGGCCTGAAGCTCAGCCCCGGCCAAGTCCAGACCTTCCTGCTGTGGGGAGCAGGTGCCCTGGTTGCCTATTGGCTGCTGTCAGTGCTCCTCGGCTTGGTCTTGGCCTTGCTGGGGCGGATCCTGTGGGGCCTGAAGCTTGCCCTCGTCCTGGCTGCCTTTGTGGCCCTGGTGAGGTCCGTGCCCGACCCCTCCACCCGGGCGCTGCTTCTCCTGGCCTTGCTGACCCTCTACGCCCTGCTGAGCCGGCTCACTGGCACCCGCGCCTCGGGGGCCCAGCTGGAGGCCAAGGTTCGGGGTCTGGAACGCCAGGTGGAGGAGCTGCGCTGGCGGCAGAGGCGAGCGGTCAAGGGGCCCCGGAACGTGGAGGAGGAGTGA